Proteins encoded by one window of Balneola sp.:
- the rpoN gene encoding RNA polymerase sigma-54 factor, which translates to MLRNQQNISQKLQQGLQQKLSPQQLQYIKLLQLPTIALEQRIKEEIEMNPILEELDGMQQIQERIDQQEEDPKEEREEALESLEEHEVDWDEFDKNTEFEGETYSIPVNPDIEEWRDLPNPYNESLLEELEKQVSLLDLSEDERLIADQILGSLDEDGYFRRELIAVADNIAFNHGIYLEEEDVERIRKQIQLLDPIGIASTSLQDCLLVQLREADEMLPGRELAIEVVNRTWAAFEKKHFDKIIQRLNTDEESLKEAFEAIRRMDPRPGAVSDGLEETQNYIEPDFEVYWRGEHQSETGNGEFVIHLNQRNAPSLRISPEYKQMWDEIKAKKDKADAQTQQFMKGKIDSANWFIESIRQRQNTLMNTMKTMVALQEDFFKFGDGLKPMILKDVAERIGMDISTVSRVVNGKYVQTNFGVYELKYFFNEGLETESGEEVSNREVKNILQTIIDNEDKRNPLSDQALADALNEKGYKVARRTVSKYREQLNEPVARLRKQII; encoded by the coding sequence ATGCTCCGTAATCAACAGAATATTAGCCAAAAGCTTCAGCAGGGGCTTCAGCAAAAGCTATCTCCCCAACAGTTGCAGTATATAAAGCTATTGCAGCTACCTACAATTGCCCTGGAGCAAAGGATAAAGGAAGAAATTGAAATGAATCCTATTCTGGAAGAATTGGATGGGATGCAGCAAATTCAGGAAAGGATTGATCAACAAGAGGAAGACCCAAAAGAAGAACGGGAAGAGGCTTTAGAAAGCCTGGAAGAGCATGAAGTAGATTGGGATGAATTTGATAAAAACACTGAGTTCGAAGGAGAGACGTACTCAATCCCTGTAAATCCGGATATAGAAGAATGGAGAGACCTTCCCAATCCATATAATGAGTCGTTGCTAGAAGAGCTGGAGAAGCAGGTTTCGCTGCTTGATTTGTCTGAAGATGAGCGGCTTATTGCCGATCAAATTTTAGGTTCTTTAGATGAAGATGGATACTTCAGGCGCGAATTAATTGCTGTTGCTGATAATATCGCCTTCAATCATGGAATTTATCTGGAAGAGGAAGATGTGGAGCGAATACGAAAGCAGATTCAGCTCCTGGATCCAATAGGGATTGCTTCTACAAGCTTACAAGACTGTTTATTAGTACAACTCCGGGAAGCAGATGAAATGTTACCGGGAAGAGAGTTGGCAATCGAAGTAGTTAATAGGACCTGGGCAGCATTTGAAAAAAAGCACTTCGATAAGATTATTCAGAGATTGAACACCGATGAAGAATCATTAAAAGAGGCTTTTGAAGCCATTAGAAGAATGGACCCTCGTCCTGGTGCAGTAAGTGACGGCCTGGAAGAAACTCAAAACTATATCGAACCTGATTTTGAAGTGTATTGGAGGGGAGAACATCAAAGTGAAACCGGGAATGGGGAGTTTGTTATTCATCTGAATCAACGCAACGCTCCTTCTCTTAGGATTTCTCCGGAGTACAAACAGATGTGGGATGAGATTAAAGCCAAAAAGGATAAGGCAGATGCTCAGACACAACAATTCATGAAAGGGAAGATAGATTCGGCTAACTGGTTTATTGAATCAATAAGGCAACGTCAGAATACACTCATGAATACCATGAAAACGATGGTAGCTCTGCAGGAAGATTTTTTCAAGTTCGGAGACGGATTAAAACCCATGATTCTGAAAGATGTAGCTGAGCGAATTGGGATGGATATCTCTACGGTATCTCGTGTAGTAAACGGGAAGTACGTGCAGACCAATTTTGGAGTGTATGAGCTTAAATACTTCTTTAACGAAGGATTAGAAACCGAAAGTGGAGAAGAAGTCTCAAACCGGGAAGTCAAGAATATCCTTCAAACAATTATTGATAATGAAGACAAGAGAAATCCTTTGAGTGACCAGGCATTAGCGGATGCTCTTAATGAAAAAGGATATAAAGTAGCCCGAAGGACAGTAAGTAAATACCGGGAGCAATTGAATGAGCCCGTGGCCAGGTTGAGGAAACAGATTATATAG
- a CDS encoding 6-bladed beta-propeller, with product MRLLFLILSVFILSCKNEHSVPGYVSELELDSFDYIGLTVSDEVINSDTLVFESLYDIETANGSDPISNFPVDIGKVGEQYWILDVRGGAIHVYEANGEYVKTIAQKGKGPNELLKPASINTIVENQEQIRIFVLDTGLSSLIEYDKHGKEIDRTVSEFINTNYWSLDLVNGDNNTFFIQQSPYKDSLLIQIDTEAKLVNKFIPRITPLNDSYISHNRITHDYNDTQRMLTYGFKGLPLIFIVTESEKYVFNLLPDKELTEFNKPFMRKTKTSFTGNANDLIGQGINIILHDLSITKEKIYFSYMGKLHSIDLATKKVTKYILVESTGDPISGFTRLKIRDNEIFLINSVKKKIHKSFIN from the coding sequence ATGCGATTATTATTTTTAATATTAAGTGTATTCATACTAAGTTGTAAAAATGAGCACAGTGTACCAGGGTATGTGTCAGAATTGGAATTAGATTCTTTTGATTATATAGGATTAACAGTATCAGATGAAGTTATTAATTCGGATACATTAGTTTTCGAGTCTCTGTATGATATCGAAACAGCTAATGGGAGTGATCCAATATCGAACTTCCCCGTAGATATAGGAAAAGTAGGTGAACAGTACTGGATTTTGGATGTGCGAGGAGGTGCCATTCATGTATATGAAGCGAATGGTGAATATGTGAAAACTATAGCTCAAAAAGGAAAGGGGCCTAATGAATTACTAAAGCCTGCATCCATCAATACCATCGTGGAGAATCAAGAGCAAATCAGGATATTTGTTTTGGATACTGGTTTAAGCAGTTTAATTGAGTACGATAAACATGGAAAAGAAATTGACCGAACTGTAAGTGAGTTTATTAATACAAATTATTGGTCACTTGACTTAGTGAACGGTGATAACAATACCTTCTTTATTCAACAATCACCATACAAAGATTCATTGCTCATCCAAATCGATACTGAAGCCAAATTGGTGAATAAATTTATTCCCAGAATTACACCATTAAATGATTCATACATATCCCATAATCGTATTACTCATGATTATAACGATACACAACGTATGCTAACCTATGGATTTAAAGGCCTTCCATTAATCTTTATTGTAACCGAATCTGAAAAATATGTATTCAATCTTCTTCCGGATAAAGAATTAACGGAATTCAATAAGCCTTTTATGAGAAAAACGAAAACGTCATTTACTGGAAATGCCAATGATCTAATAGGCCAGGGAATTAATATTATCCTTCATGATTTATCGATTACGAAAGAAAAGATTTACTTTAGCTATATGGGAAAGCTCCATTCGATTGATTTAGCTACAAAAAAAGTGACCAAATATATATTAGTTGAAAGTACAGGTGACCCCATAAGCGGGTTTACAAGGTTAAAGATCAGGGACAATGAAATTTTTTTAATTAACTCCGTCAAAAAAAAGATTCATAAGAGCTTCATTAACTGA
- a CDS encoding efflux RND transporter permease subunit, translating to MLLRKPIASVIIVLAVLIFGGISLSRLSVELLPDVSQPSLLISTEYIGAPASEVEYRINEPLEGIMGSVKGVKEIRGLARQGKSLLFLTFNWGTDMDLAFLNVREKLDQARYLLPEQSERPQIIYASGSDQPVATLSLSNKNQEIQSFSDQLELKQWAEQVFTRRLEQQEGIAQAILVGAVEPEVQINYDPSLLDRFDVSLAQVQQVVQDANLFSSTGELRDGWYRYALKIESRINSIEDIRQTPVKSLANGRVLLLDELADITLTEADPTSFALLDDKEILSVQVKKEFGSNTVSVFETLLETLGEIETQYPEIEIGIVLEDATYIQNSISNLLQTLLIGGVLAFMVLFLFLNDARTPFTIGISIPASIFLTFTLMFVLDIQLNIISLSGLTLGIGLLLDNSIVVLENINRYKEQGLDRFTASLKGTREIALAVTASTFTTVSVFLPLLFLGGFEGAFFRDLAATLSISLLSSLLVALIILPVFVAQFSSDKESKILGRISIWLTNLVQAYERSLSKVKKRPLVVFVVASLLIASTIGTFLYIDKASLPESEPDQLEYLITLPGNTSLRSTQEIAFEVVRTIQSNSDIEGILAYAGYTDDISLNTVTDEALNKLHLSIPVSNQEQIFQVETIFEQLLASYDTWDIIQKATRGFTVVESSSEVPVEVSIIGEDRTFSKRVGSALFEELSDDFPSLQTQEKYPQRVSVYQLRFKSKELLNYGISEREVINYLESVSRGKWITDWTRQDENVSVRLRAQGQQVIHPDDISLNFDDKIIPLSDLVIITEAEEAEQIERIGQAPVLTFTTNLSYTDWWWKSALINEEIQQFMRETSQEVRVFGQAPELIELLKQLGMLLSLSVLLIYLILAIQYENLLYPLLIILAIPFAWIGSIGILFVTGLSLNALSFMGILILTGIAVNDSILKIDFMRRYLAETGDLDAAIQQAGINRFRPVVMTSLTTILGLIPMLIPIGDGYVFRQSLAIALVGGLFTSTLLTLYIIPTVFRVINRKKYQLNKTS from the coding sequence TTGCTTCTTAGAAAACCCATTGCCTCGGTTATCATTGTTCTAGCCGTTTTAATTTTTGGTGGGATTTCTCTGTCCCGGTTATCCGTAGAATTGCTACCGGATGTAAGCCAGCCGAGCTTACTTATTTCGACGGAGTATATTGGAGCCCCAGCTTCGGAAGTAGAGTACCGGATTAATGAGCCACTGGAAGGGATTATGGGTTCGGTGAAAGGGGTAAAAGAAATTCGTGGGTTAGCCCGTCAAGGCAAGAGCCTATTGTTCCTCACCTTTAACTGGGGAACCGATATGGATTTGGCATTTCTGAATGTGAGAGAAAAGCTGGACCAGGCCCGGTATTTACTGCCAGAACAGTCCGAAAGGCCGCAAATCATATACGCCTCAGGTTCCGATCAGCCTGTCGCGACTTTGTCGCTTTCCAATAAGAATCAGGAGATTCAAAGTTTTAGTGACCAGCTAGAATTAAAGCAATGGGCAGAGCAGGTATTTACCCGAAGGTTAGAGCAGCAAGAAGGGATAGCTCAGGCCATACTGGTTGGTGCAGTAGAGCCAGAAGTGCAAATCAATTATGACCCTTCTTTACTTGATCGCTTTGATGTTTCCCTGGCCCAGGTGCAACAGGTGGTTCAGGATGCAAACCTGTTTTCTTCGACAGGAGAGCTTAGAGACGGCTGGTATCGCTATGCCTTAAAAATTGAAAGCCGAATAAATTCGATAGAAGATATTCGCCAAACTCCGGTCAAGTCGCTGGCTAATGGGAGAGTGCTACTTCTTGATGAACTGGCTGATATTACCCTTACTGAAGCAGATCCTACATCCTTTGCACTATTGGATGATAAAGAGATACTAAGTGTTCAGGTAAAAAAAGAGTTTGGGTCAAATACAGTATCTGTATTTGAAACTTTATTGGAAACCTTAGGAGAGATAGAAACTCAATACCCGGAAATAGAAATCGGGATTGTACTCGAGGATGCTACCTATATTCAGAACTCCATCTCTAACTTACTTCAGACCTTGCTTATAGGTGGTGTGCTGGCATTTATGGTGCTGTTTCTTTTTCTAAACGATGCCCGAACTCCTTTCACTATTGGGATTTCAATTCCAGCAAGCATTTTCCTCACTTTTACCCTTATGTTTGTTCTCGACATTCAATTGAACATCATTTCTTTGAGTGGATTGACATTAGGTATTGGGCTGCTTTTAGATAACTCAATTGTTGTGCTGGAGAATATCAATCGATATAAAGAGCAAGGCTTAGACAGGTTCACCGCTTCGCTAAAAGGGACAAGGGAAATAGCCCTGGCGGTAACTGCATCAACTTTCACAACCGTATCCGTATTTCTACCACTGCTTTTTTTAGGTGGATTCGAAGGAGCCTTTTTTCGAGATCTTGCCGCTACCTTATCTATCAGTCTGCTTTCATCGTTATTAGTGGCATTAATAATTCTTCCTGTTTTTGTAGCACAATTTTCGTCTGATAAGGAAAGTAAAATTCTTGGGCGTATTTCAATATGGCTGACAAATCTCGTTCAGGCTTATGAAAGAAGTCTTTCAAAAGTAAAAAAAAGACCACTCGTTGTTTTTGTAGTTGCTTCGCTACTCATAGCAAGTACTATTGGTACCTTTCTATATATAGATAAAGCTTCTCTTCCGGAAAGTGAACCGGATCAACTTGAATATCTAATCACTTTGCCGGGTAATACCTCGCTTAGATCTACTCAGGAAATAGCTTTTGAAGTAGTACGAACGATTCAGAGCAACAGTGATATTGAAGGGATTCTAGCCTATGCAGGATATACCGATGATATAAGCCTAAATACGGTTACCGATGAGGCTCTCAATAAACTTCATCTCTCTATTCCGGTAAGTAATCAGGAACAAATTTTTCAAGTCGAAACCATTTTCGAGCAATTGCTTGCCAGTTATGATACCTGGGATATAATTCAAAAAGCTACCAGAGGTTTTACTGTTGTGGAATCTTCCAGTGAAGTTCCGGTAGAAGTATCCATTATTGGAGAAGACAGAACATTTAGTAAACGGGTAGGGAGTGCTTTATTTGAGGAGCTATCGGATGATTTTCCTAGCCTTCAAACCCAGGAAAAATACCCTCAGAGAGTATCGGTGTATCAACTCCGGTTCAAAAGCAAAGAGTTACTTAACTATGGTATTTCGGAAAGAGAAGTTATAAACTATCTCGAATCTGTTTCCAGGGGAAAGTGGATTACGGATTGGACAAGGCAGGATGAAAATGTTTCGGTAAGGCTTAGAGCTCAGGGTCAGCAAGTCATACACCCTGACGATATCAGCTTGAATTTTGATGATAAAATTATCCCTCTTTCTGACCTGGTTATTATTACAGAAGCAGAAGAAGCCGAGCAGATTGAGCGGATTGGGCAAGCTCCTGTGCTTACATTTACAACTAATCTTAGTTATACAGATTGGTGGTGGAAGTCAGCGTTAATCAATGAGGAAATCCAGCAGTTTATGAGAGAAACAAGTCAGGAGGTTCGGGTTTTTGGCCAAGCTCCGGAGCTCATTGAATTATTAAAACAATTAGGAATGCTTTTGTCGCTAAGCGTCCTTCTAATCTACCTGATTCTTGCTATCCAATATGAAAACCTGCTCTATCCTTTGCTCATTATTTTAGCTATTCCATTTGCATGGATTGGCTCTATAGGAATACTCTTTGTTACAGGCTTAAGTTTGAATGCTCTCTCTTTTATGGGAATTTTAATACTTACTGGTATTGCAGTAAATGATTCTATTTTGAAAATAGATTTTATGAGAAGATATCTCGCTGAGACAGGAGATCTGGACGCTGCCATACAACAAGCGGGCATTAATAGGTTCAGACCTGTGGTTATGACAAGTTTGACAACTATTTTGGGTCTAATACCCATGCTTATTCCTATTGGAGATGGGTATGTATTTCGTCAGTCTTTGGCAATTGCTTTGGTTGGGGGCCTATTTACGAGTACATTACTAACATTGTACATAATTCCTACCGTATTCAGAGTTATTAATCGTAAGAAATATCAATTAAATAAAACGTCATAA
- a CDS encoding efflux RND transporter periplasmic adaptor subunit has protein sequence MRTRSKYILNMIPVLALFLLVGCIGEKERVEQPDLDSIEIRPEVVFTVVDAEPLQFFVESRGVIEPDQKISLAPRIGGFLENHNIVEGKVIEEGELIFQLNKEEWELREQEAYNNYLKAKADFEVEAQLRGTNGNTNDLEGYRITSGLADAEIAYDRAKLDLSYTTLKAPFSGIISTKEVITNGAYISAGKELGVLINSEIVYVRFDVLESEISGLNSGMEIQLEDPSGNSFSGVISAISPEINLDTKTGQVVAKVENPQEYLKPGMTVEGRVFVRSETSKVRMPREALLERDGRTLVFKLNKDEVEWIYVTPEAMTTEWVLVNHPDIFPGDTLAIDKHFSISHQQKVVPLLDN, from the coding sequence ATGAGAACCAGGTCTAAATACATATTAAACATGATACCTGTATTGGCCCTTTTTTTGTTAGTTGGCTGTATAGGTGAGAAAGAGAGAGTAGAGCAACCTGATTTAGATAGTATAGAAATACGTCCTGAAGTAGTCTTTACTGTAGTTGATGCAGAACCACTACAATTTTTTGTAGAAAGCAGGGGAGTAATAGAACCGGATCAAAAAATTTCTCTCGCACCAAGAATAGGTGGATTCCTTGAAAACCATAATATTGTTGAAGGCAAAGTAATTGAGGAAGGAGAACTCATCTTTCAACTGAATAAGGAAGAATGGGAATTGAGGGAGCAAGAGGCTTATAATAACTATCTGAAAGCTAAAGCTGATTTTGAAGTAGAAGCACAACTTCGTGGTACTAATGGAAATACGAATGACCTGGAAGGGTATCGAATTACCTCCGGACTTGCTGATGCAGAGATCGCTTATGACCGAGCGAAGCTGGACCTTTCCTATACCACATTGAAAGCTCCTTTTTCAGGTATAATATCCACGAAAGAAGTAATTACGAATGGGGCATATATTTCTGCTGGAAAGGAACTGGGGGTGCTAATCAATAGTGAAATTGTATATGTTCGCTTCGATGTACTGGAATCAGAGATTAGTGGCTTAAACTCAGGAATGGAGATTCAACTAGAAGATCCATCAGGCAATTCTTTTTCTGGTGTGATATCAGCTATTTCACCTGAAATAAATCTGGATACCAAAACAGGACAGGTAGTTGCAAAGGTGGAAAACCCCCAAGAGTATTTAAAACCGGGAATGACGGTTGAAGGAAGAGTTTTTGTAAGAAGCGAAACAAGTAAAGTGAGAATGCCCAGAGAGGCATTGCTGGAAAGAGATGGACGAACGTTGGTATTCAAGCTTAATAAGGATGAAGTTGAGTGGATTTATGTAACTCCGGAGGCTATGACCACTGAATGGGTACTCGTAAATCATCCGGATATTTTTCCAGGGGATACCTTAGCTATAGACAAACATTTTAGTATCAGCCATCAGCAAAAAGTGGTGCCATTGTTAGATAATTAA
- a CDS encoding efflux RND transporter permease subunit has product MEELLRRKYLISFFYLMVCLVGFVAWNSISIEQTPELNLPSITVSYSWGSTVPEIMEQEITRKVESAANRLRDVSEIRSITQEGRSSVTITFFKNAPVEFRALEMREYLNTLEADLPTNISPASISRQVPQELEDQQTFLIFTLSGELQGKTLLEYARQNIKTQLLGTEGLADIKLEGVEDPALIIEFDRDQLEKYDISPSLVLVEIRDKLSWNGAGFVDGMGERTSLILPPVFNQRADIAGMRISLPGSQRQLLLEEIASVSVTDYPSKTKRRINGNPALTIEFVKEGGADALELAKEIIEKMEIIESKIPEGMELRMQFDSTEELREQFDELATQAMLSGVLVFVIVLLFIRSLRAPLIIIGSVLFSVLMSIALLLVFNYTLNVITLAGITIALGMLIDNAVVVFEQINSELPLSRQERSKHIIGKLGNAVVPVFGSTFTTIGIFIPLLFALDELKLFLMPLAVALTLTLVCSVLIAFTWIPYALIWLTSEKENGSAKKPRRNIVSNKLGLQLLFYRNKLKWVVLAALIWLIGVPLFLIPDPDWESTNWPEFTQVYFDNRDNIDPWIGGITQKFVSETYFGSPWSRSEQEYITVYIRSPQGTPLSEIDKIVANYETIVKPYQQAFTYYEAQMSEYYGAHIRFAVDPDYLFNPDPYYFFGEAMYLAARTGNVATSVSGFGDGISTGFGGQSSSHRIQLTGYSYDELYELAGEIQRRLERNRRVREVDINSSSYFSRNDFQQYKLELDNETIVAKGLDRREVLQALSIDLNPTNTVSKVEFEGQKMYLIGTTGAELMYEEDLMNTPRETQNASFNLARISEIQKEKALTEIRRNNQSYERTITLNFLGNFRMGREYIQQTLDAVPVPVGASINYGFSFFGRDNEETTRNLWFIAFLSVLSVWMIVSALLESWKGPLFVILAVPLCGIGIMLGTLSNDLAFDRGAIAGALLSIGVVVNNAILLIHQHQLELKKGIGGLRNWLYVFRKKIRTILITTTTTIAGLTPMLIFGSNEFWEPLAVIVIWGLLFSTGLLLFVSGMWVKK; this is encoded by the coding sequence ATGGAAGAATTACTGAGGCGCAAATACCTGATCTCCTTTTTTTACCTGATGGTATGTTTGGTAGGATTTGTAGCTTGGAATTCTATAAGTATTGAGCAAACACCTGAACTCAACTTACCATCCATTACAGTTTCTTATTCGTGGGGAAGCACTGTTCCTGAGATTATGGAACAGGAGATTACGCGAAAAGTGGAAAGTGCTGCAAATCGTCTGCGAGATGTTTCAGAAATACGATCTATTACCCAGGAAGGAAGGAGTTCAGTTACCATTACCTTTTTCAAAAATGCGCCGGTAGAATTCCGGGCTCTTGAAATGCGGGAGTATTTGAATACTCTGGAGGCTGATCTCCCCACTAATATTTCTCCGGCATCTATTTCTCGACAGGTGCCCCAGGAATTAGAGGACCAGCAAACTTTTCTGATTTTTACCCTTAGTGGAGAATTGCAGGGAAAAACATTGCTCGAATACGCCCGGCAAAATATAAAAACCCAATTGCTGGGGACTGAGGGATTAGCTGATATAAAACTGGAAGGGGTAGAAGACCCGGCATTAATCATTGAATTTGATCGTGATCAACTTGAAAAATATGATATTTCCCCCAGCCTTGTTTTAGTAGAGATAAGGGATAAACTCTCCTGGAATGGTGCGGGTTTTGTAGATGGAATGGGAGAACGAACAAGCCTGATATTACCTCCGGTATTTAACCAGCGAGCTGATATTGCCGGAATGAGAATATCACTTCCAGGCTCTCAAAGACAATTATTACTCGAAGAAATTGCTTCAGTAAGTGTTACCGATTATCCTTCTAAAACAAAGAGAAGGATAAATGGGAATCCTGCATTAACTATAGAATTCGTGAAAGAAGGAGGGGCAGATGCTTTAGAACTTGCGAAAGAGATTATTGAAAAAATGGAGATAATAGAGTCCAAGATTCCTGAAGGGATGGAACTAAGAATGCAGTTTGATTCGACAGAGGAATTGAGGGAACAATTTGATGAATTAGCTACTCAGGCTATGTTAAGTGGAGTGCTAGTATTTGTCATTGTACTGCTATTCATCCGGAGCTTACGGGCCCCGCTAATTATCATCGGTAGTGTGCTTTTCTCAGTATTAATGAGCATAGCGTTGCTCTTGGTTTTTAATTATACACTCAATGTAATTACTCTCGCGGGCATAACCATTGCACTTGGGATGTTGATTGACAACGCAGTGGTGGTTTTTGAGCAGATTAATTCTGAGTTGCCTCTCTCAAGGCAGGAAAGGAGTAAGCATATAATTGGAAAACTTGGGAATGCTGTTGTTCCTGTATTTGGCAGCACATTTACAACCATAGGTATTTTTATTCCGCTTCTTTTTGCCCTGGATGAACTGAAATTATTCCTAATGCCACTTGCAGTGGCATTAACCCTCACTCTTGTTTGTTCTGTACTAATCGCTTTTACCTGGATTCCTTATGCTTTGATATGGCTTACCTCCGAAAAAGAAAATGGCTCTGCCAAAAAGCCCAGGAGAAATATTGTTTCAAACAAACTTGGACTTCAACTTCTCTTTTACCGAAACAAATTAAAGTGGGTTGTTTTAGCAGCATTGATATGGCTGATTGGTGTTCCTCTGTTTCTTATTCCTGATCCTGACTGGGAAAGCACCAATTGGCCGGAATTCACACAGGTTTATTTTGATAATCGTGATAATATCGATCCGTGGATAGGAGGAATCACACAGAAATTTGTAAGTGAAACCTATTTTGGAAGTCCATGGAGTAGAAGCGAACAAGAGTATATAACGGTTTATATCCGCTCTCCTCAAGGCACGCCGCTTTCCGAGATCGATAAGATTGTAGCTAACTACGAGACAATTGTAAAACCCTATCAGCAGGCCTTCACCTACTATGAAGCTCAGATGTCAGAATACTATGGTGCTCATATCAGGTTTGCCGTTGACCCTGATTATTTATTTAATCCCGACCCTTATTATTTCTTTGGAGAGGCAATGTACCTGGCAGCTCGTACAGGTAATGTAGCTACTTCTGTTTCGGGTTTTGGTGACGGGATAAGTACTGGCTTTGGAGGGCAGTCTTCTTCTCATAGGATTCAGCTAACGGGATATTCCTATGATGAGCTTTATGAATTGGCTGGAGAAATTCAGAGAAGACTGGAGAGGAATCGACGTGTAAGAGAGGTAGATATTAATTCAAGCTCCTACTTCAGTAGAAACGATTTTCAACAATATAAGCTAGAGTTGGATAATGAAACGATAGTCGCGAAAGGTTTAGATCGAAGAGAAGTATTACAGGCTTTATCCATAGACTTGAATCCAACTAATACGGTTAGCAAAGTGGAGTTCGAAGGTCAAAAAATGTACCTGATAGGTACCACTGGAGCAGAACTAATGTATGAAGAAGATCTCATGAACACACCAAGGGAAACCCAAAATGCTTCCTTTAACCTTGCTCGAATAAGTGAAATTCAAAAAGAGAAAGCGTTAACAGAGATTCGAAGAAATAACCAATCTTATGAACGAACAATTACCTTAAATTTTTTGGGGAATTTCCGAATGGGAAGGGAATATATCCAGCAAACTTTAGATGCAGTTCCTGTTCCAGTAGGGGCAAGCATTAACTATGGTTTTTCTTTTTTTGGAAGGGATAACGAAGAGACTACTAGAAATTTATGGTTCATAGCTTTTCTAAGTGTATTAAGTGTCTGGATGATTGTTTCAGCACTACTTGAGAGCTGGAAAGGGCCGCTTTTTGTGATTCTTGCTGTTCCGTTATGTGGTATAGGTATTATGCTTGGCACTCTTTCTAACGATCTTGCATTTGATCGAGGAGCAATAGCCGGGGCATTGTTAAGTATCGGGGTAGTAGTTAATAATGCAATTCTTTTGATCCATCAGCATCAGTTGGAATTAAAAAAAGGAATAGGTGGACTTAGAAACTGGCTGTATGTATTTAGAAAAAAGATTCGGACAATTTTAATTACAACCACTACTACCATAGCAGGATTAACCCCTATGCTAATTTTTGGTTCCAACGAGTTTTGGGAGCCACTTGCAGTTATTGTGATCTGGGGATTGTTGTTTAGTACTGGGTTACTGCTTTTTGTTTCTGGAATGTGGGTGAAAAAGTAG
- a CDS encoding AraC family transcriptional regulator: MHKIENAVDILGEHITRVTTVAEWAELMGYSSADYFSKKVKTHYGCSPKEIYIQQKIKKIKECLRTSPDDIYYCIARELGFANDTALYKFVNRHTGMCIGSLKRESEKGV; encoded by the coding sequence ATGCACAAAATAGAGAATGCAGTTGATATATTAGGAGAGCATATTACGAGAGTTACTACCGTAGCTGAGTGGGCAGAGCTCATGGGGTATTCTTCGGCAGATTATTTTTCAAAAAAAGTTAAGACTCATTATGGCTGTTCTCCGAAAGAAATTTATATACAACAAAAAATCAAGAAGATAAAAGAATGTCTCAGAACATCTCCTGACGATATTTATTATTGTATTGCCCGAGAATTAGGTTTTGCAAATGATACTGCTTTATACAAGTTTGTTAACAGGCATACTGGTATGTGTATAGGGAGTCTGAAAAGGGAGTCTGAAAAGGGAGTCTGA